A region from the Metopolophium dirhodum isolate CAU chromosome 9, ASM1992520v1, whole genome shotgun sequence genome encodes:
- the LOC132951865 gene encoding kelch-like protein 2 isoform X2 — MQNTKQIPEHSKFATLKYECKNSSYAEILKVLKSLRKDEEFDIKLKTDDGRVIFAHKVVLSSASPYFHTMFNNFSEKNQDFVVIRNIDSTALKLIIDFIYSGKIMVTEKNVQVLLPAANFFQLIEVKETCCDFLEAQLRITNCIGTYVLADLHSCKKLLTISESYIQQHFSDVVDADQFLSLSPEHVANLISSDELIVLSENIVFECVIRWVKHDLVSRKSILPHLMEYVRLPLTSLNYIMKNAVEEPLLKNCPNCKNYVNEALYFHSLKPDDPIPQNIRTKPRLGDKVIFVVGALGFIQGYGVSTEWYDPKINRWQYFTSIMAPHFLGGLAVVKDNFVVAVGRIGYSLDLPCQSVNVLDVSSESPHWKPTTNMLVKRRNLGVGVINDYIYAVGGSDENSCVNSAEAFDCRTQTWRMISSMCTRRDSVVLGVLNNLLYAVGGCNGRDNSIQYLKSVECYYPSIDTWKPVAEMCVPRIAAGVGVLDGILYVVGGYDGTNTHKSAEAYQPSTGVWTTIPDMHFCRYYPGVTVLNGLLYVVGGCDKNTPSLDSAEFYNPNTNTWTMVTARLNKSRTFFGVVAIDRSRYFKTKRS, encoded by the exons ATGCAAAATACAAAGCAAATTCCGGAACACAGTAAATTTGCAACATTAAAATACGAATGTAAAAACTCGTCGTATGCGGAAATATTGAAAGTATTAAAATCCTTACGCAA AGATGAAGAGTttgatattaaactaaaaacagATGATGGTAGAGTTATTTTCGCCCATAAAGTGGTTTTATCATCGGCTAGTCCATATTTCCACACAATGTTCAACAATTTTTCTGAAAAGAATCAAGATTTTGTTGTTATCAGAAATATAGATTCTACTGCCTTAAAGCTCATAATCGACTTTATATATTCTGGGAAAATAATGGTcactgaaaaaaatgtacag GTTTTGTTACCAGCAGCGAATTTCTTTCAGTTAATAGAAGTAAAAGAGACATGTTGTGATTTTTTAGAGGCACAACTGCGCATTACAAATTGTATTGGTACATATGTGTTAGCTGATTTACATAGCTGTAAGAAATTGTTAACAATTTCAGAATCATATATTCAACAACACTTTTC AGACGTGGTAGATGCAGACCAATTCCTATCCTTATCCCCCGAACATGTAGCCAATTTGATCTCCAGTGATGAACTTATAGTTCTATCTGAAAACATA gtatttGAATGTGTTATTCGATGGGTAAAACATGATTTGGTTTCCagaaaaagtattttaccccATTTAATGGAATATGTACGTTTACCATTAACttcattaaattacataatgaaAAATGCAGTGGAGGAGCCTCTTCTTAAAAATTGTCCTAATt gTAAGAATTACGTAAATGAGgcattatattttcattcacTTAAGCCGGATGACCCTATTCCACAAAACATCCGGACTAAACCTAGACTGGGAGATAAa GTTATTTTTGTGGTTGGTGCACTCGGGTTTATACAAGGATATGGCGTTAGTACAGAATGGTACGACCCAAAAATCAACCGATGGCAGTATTTTACATCAATTATGGCACCACATTTTCTTGGTGGTCTAGCTGTAGTAAAAGACAATTTTGTGGTTGCTGTGGGTCGTATTGGTTATAGTCTTGATTTACCTTGTCAATCTGTTAATGTGCTAGATGTATCTTCAGAATCACCTCATTGGAAACCAACCACTAACATGTTAGTCAAACGCCGAAATTTAGGAGTTGGTGtgataaatgattatatatatgCC GTTGGCGGTTCTGATGAAAACAGTTGTGTAAATAGTGCAGAAGCTTTTGACTGCAGAACTCAAACATGGCGTATGATATCTAGTATGTGTACTAGAAGAGATAGTGTTGTGCTTGGAGTACTGAATAATCTTTTATATGcg GTTGGAGGATGTAATGGTCGAGATAACTCAATTCAGTATTTGAAGTCGGTTGAATGTTACTATCCCAGTATCGATACATGGAAACCAGTCGCAGAAATGTGTGTACCACGCATTGCTGCTGGTGTAGGAGTCTTAGATGGTATACTGTATGTTGTAGGTGGTTATGATGGAACAAATACTCACAAGAGTGCTGAAGCATACCAACCAAGTACTGGAGTTTGGACTACTATTCCGGACATGCATTTTTGTCGATATTATCCAG GAGTAACTGTATTAAATGGATTATTGTATGTCGTCGGTGGTTGCGACAAAAATACTCCTTCTTTGGATTCTGCAGAATTTTACAACCCCAACACGAATACCTGGACTATGGTCACAGCGAGATTGAATAAATCACGAACTTTTTTCGGAGTAGTAGCCATTGATAGGTCacgatattttaaaactaagcgttcataa
- the LOC132951865 gene encoding kelch-like protein 2 isoform X1, with protein MQNTKQIPEHSKFATLKYECKNSSYAEILKVLKSLRKDEEFDIKLKTDDGRVIFAHKVVLSSASPYFHTMFNNFSEKNQDFVVIRNIDSTALKLIIDFIYSGKIMVTEKNVQVLLPAANFFQLIEVKETCCDFLEAQLRITNCIGTYVLADLHSCKKLLTISESYIQQHFSDVVDADQFLSLSPEHVANLISSDELIVLSENIVFECVIRWVKHDLVSRKSILPHLMEYVRLPLTSLNYIMKNAVEEPLLKNCPNCKNYVNEALYFHSLKPDDPIPQNIRTKPRLGDKVIFVVGALGFIQGYGVSTEWYDPKINRWQYFTSIMAPHFLGGLAVVKDNFVVAVGRIGYSLDLPCQSVNVLDVSSESPHWKPTTNMLVKRRNLGVGVINDYIYAVGGSDENSCVNSAEAFDCRTQTWRMISSMCTRRDSVVLGVLNNLLYAVGGCNGRDNSIQYLKSVECYYPSIDTWKPVAEMCVPRIAAGVGVLDGILYVVGGYDGTNTHKSAEAYQPSTGVWTTIPDMHFCRYYPVAGVTVLNGLLYVVGGCDKNTPSLDSAEFYNPNTNTWTMVTARLNKSRTFFGVVAIDRSRYFKTKRS; from the exons ATGCAAAATACAAAGCAAATTCCGGAACACAGTAAATTTGCAACATTAAAATACGAATGTAAAAACTCGTCGTATGCGGAAATATTGAAAGTATTAAAATCCTTACGCAA AGATGAAGAGTttgatattaaactaaaaacagATGATGGTAGAGTTATTTTCGCCCATAAAGTGGTTTTATCATCGGCTAGTCCATATTTCCACACAATGTTCAACAATTTTTCTGAAAAGAATCAAGATTTTGTTGTTATCAGAAATATAGATTCTACTGCCTTAAAGCTCATAATCGACTTTATATATTCTGGGAAAATAATGGTcactgaaaaaaatgtacag GTTTTGTTACCAGCAGCGAATTTCTTTCAGTTAATAGAAGTAAAAGAGACATGTTGTGATTTTTTAGAGGCACAACTGCGCATTACAAATTGTATTGGTACATATGTGTTAGCTGATTTACATAGCTGTAAGAAATTGTTAACAATTTCAGAATCATATATTCAACAACACTTTTC AGACGTGGTAGATGCAGACCAATTCCTATCCTTATCCCCCGAACATGTAGCCAATTTGATCTCCAGTGATGAACTTATAGTTCTATCTGAAAACATA gtatttGAATGTGTTATTCGATGGGTAAAACATGATTTGGTTTCCagaaaaagtattttaccccATTTAATGGAATATGTACGTTTACCATTAACttcattaaattacataatgaaAAATGCAGTGGAGGAGCCTCTTCTTAAAAATTGTCCTAATt gTAAGAATTACGTAAATGAGgcattatattttcattcacTTAAGCCGGATGACCCTATTCCACAAAACATCCGGACTAAACCTAGACTGGGAGATAAa GTTATTTTTGTGGTTGGTGCACTCGGGTTTATACAAGGATATGGCGTTAGTACAGAATGGTACGACCCAAAAATCAACCGATGGCAGTATTTTACATCAATTATGGCACCACATTTTCTTGGTGGTCTAGCTGTAGTAAAAGACAATTTTGTGGTTGCTGTGGGTCGTATTGGTTATAGTCTTGATTTACCTTGTCAATCTGTTAATGTGCTAGATGTATCTTCAGAATCACCTCATTGGAAACCAACCACTAACATGTTAGTCAAACGCCGAAATTTAGGAGTTGGTGtgataaatgattatatatatgCC GTTGGCGGTTCTGATGAAAACAGTTGTGTAAATAGTGCAGAAGCTTTTGACTGCAGAACTCAAACATGGCGTATGATATCTAGTATGTGTACTAGAAGAGATAGTGTTGTGCTTGGAGTACTGAATAATCTTTTATATGcg GTTGGAGGATGTAATGGTCGAGATAACTCAATTCAGTATTTGAAGTCGGTTGAATGTTACTATCCCAGTATCGATACATGGAAACCAGTCGCAGAAATGTGTGTACCACGCATTGCTGCTGGTGTAGGAGTCTTAGATGGTATACTGTATGTTGTAGGTGGTTATGATGGAACAAATACTCACAAGAGTGCTGAAGCATACCAACCAAGTACTGGAGTTTGGACTACTATTCCGGACATGCATTTTTGTCGATATTATCCAG ttgcaGGAGTAACTGTATTAAATGGATTATTGTATGTCGTCGGTGGTTGCGACAAAAATACTCCTTCTTTGGATTCTGCAGAATTTTACAACCCCAACACGAATACCTGGACTATGGTCACAGCGAGATTGAATAAATCACGAACTTTTTTCGGAGTAGTAGCCATTGATAGGTCacgatattttaaaactaagcgttcataa